The nucleotide sequence GCTGAGCTTGATGGTCGGCCGCTGGGTCTCGAACGCTTCGACGGGTTCGGTGCCCGGCTGTTCCTGGTCCTCGCCAGAGGTGACGAACATCGGGGCGGCGATGTCACCGAGCTGGGACTCTGCCGCGTGCCAGTCGAAACCCTTTGACGTGGAGTGTGTTTCGGGTGCCGGCGCGTCGGGTCCCGGCTCCCGGGGCGCCGGGGCGACGGTCGTTTCCGGGGTCGCGGCCGGCGGGGTGAGGGCGGCCAGCATCAGCTCCCGCGCCCCGGGATGGTCGGGCTCGGCGGCCAGCAGGACGCCGAGCTCGACGACGGCCTCGGAACCCCGTCCGGCGTCGGTGAGCAGCTGGGCCAGGTGCAGCCGGAGTGCTCCGTCTGACGGCACGGCGGCCACCGCCCGTCGGATCGCCTCGATTGCGGCGTCGTTCCCCACCAGAGCCTCCTGCACTGCGACGGGAACTGCGGGTCAGCCCGACTCCTGCGATCGTACAAAGCGCGCCGACCCACCGGACACCGCTCGCCGCTCGCCGCCGGTGCGAGCGGACCTCGTCGTTGCCAGCGTCGGCGTCATCTGGTGCGATGACGGTCGTGACCTCCTCGCAGCGCGGCACGCCGGCCAGGAACTCGGCCTCGCAGGCGGCCAGAGCCAGGGCGAAGGAGGCCGTCCGGATCCAACTCCGCGAGATCGCACGCCGGCACATCCAGGAGAGGGGTACCGCCGACCTGTCCCTCCGGGCGGTGGCCCGGGAACTCGACATGACGTCGTCGACGATCTACCGGTACGTCAGGAGCCGGGAGGAGTTGATCACCTCCCTCGTCGTCGAATCCTACGAAGCAGTGGCCGAGGCGGCGGAGCGCGCCGATCGCCTCCACGCCGGTGCGGGCGCAGACGCGGCCGCCCGCTGGTTGGGGATCGCCCGTGCGATCCGGACGTGGGCCCTGCTGCATCCGTACGAGTACACGCTGATCTACGGCTCCCCGATGGGAGACGTCCCGTCCGCCGCGGTCGGTCCGCCCGCGGCACGGATCTGGCGCGTCGTCGCCGGACTGATGTCCACGGCGGTGTCCACCGGGGTGCTCCATCCGCACGCCCGACCGTTCGACGTCCAGGGTCTGGTCGCAGATCACGTGCTGGCCACGCTCGGCCCGCCGGCGGCGCCGTTCGACGACTTCATCGTCCGGGGCATGGCGCTGTTCTCGTCGTTGATCGGCGCCATCTCCACCGAGCTGTCCGGCCACTTCCACGGGCTGACGACCGATGCCGACCGCCTGTTCGACCTGGTGGTGGCGACCGGTGCGCAGGGCGTCGGGCTCGATCTACCCGTCGAGGTGGTCGATGGATTCCAGCTCGGGTAGGGGACCGAGGTCAGCTGGAGTAGAAGTCGTAGCACTGCCCTGCGCCGAAGACGACGCCGATGTAGAGCGACTGGACCTGATCGATGACGGCGGCCGAGGACATCCCGTTCGCATCCGTGGCCGGCATGGGCGACGCCAGCACCTCGTAGACCGCCTTGTTCAGATCGTTGGGCGAGAGCTTCAGCTTGTCCGGGCCTCTGGCGGTCCGCATCCAGGACGCCCAGCTGCCTGCATAGCACAGGCCCCGCAGACCGGACTGGTTGCCGACGGAAGTACCGCCGGAGGTGGCCTGTGCGGCCAGACCGTAGCGGCTGACCAGGATCAACACGGCGGAGAAGTCGCCGTTGTTGGATTTGAAACCGGCGTTCGGGGTGCCGATCCGTGCGAGTTCGGCGAGGTTGTAGGTGATGGTGTTGGTCGCCTGGCAGTAC is from Nakamurella sp. PAMC28650 and encodes:
- a CDS encoding TetR/AcrR family transcriptional regulator, producing MTVVTSSQRGTPARNSASQAARARAKEAVRIQLREIARRHIQERGTADLSLRAVARELDMTSSTIYRYVRSREELITSLVVESYEAVAEAAERADRLHAGAGADAAARWLGIARAIRTWALLHPYEYTLIYGSPMGDVPSAAVGPPAARIWRVVAGLMSTAVSTGVLHPHARPFDVQGLVADHVLATLGPPAAPFDDFIVRGMALFSSLIGAISTELSGHFHGLTTDADRLFDLVVATGAQGVGLDLPVEVVDGFQLG